In candidate division KSB1 bacterium, one DNA window encodes the following:
- a CDS encoding CDP-alcohol phosphatidyltransferase family protein: protein MKINILPDGLKNWYLRLITPIVDYFISHHLNPNWFTTIGFVLSVGTTYLFAIGELRLAGLAVLLAGTFDIIDGRVARATNRVTKFGALYDSALDRYSEVFMFFGLAYFYVNIDPRALWRPVAVAVALGGSMMVSYIRARAEGLGLECKVGIMQRPERVVSLGFGALLGEHVLTWVIIAIAILANFTAIQRLYHIWAMENGSKNELLPVTQK from the coding sequence GTGAAAATCAACATCTTACCGGACGGCCTGAAGAACTGGTATCTCAGGCTCATCACCCCGATCGTCGATTATTTTATCTCCCACCATCTCAATCCCAACTGGTTTACGACCATCGGCTTTGTGTTGAGCGTGGGCACCACCTACCTGTTTGCCATTGGCGAGCTGCGGCTGGCAGGCCTCGCCGTGCTGCTGGCGGGAACGTTCGACATCATCGACGGCCGGGTGGCGCGGGCCACCAATCGTGTGACCAAATTCGGCGCCCTCTACGATTCGGCGCTCGACCGCTACTCTGAAGTGTTCATGTTTTTTGGCCTGGCTTATTTCTATGTCAACATCGATCCGCGCGCGCTCTGGCGGCCGGTGGCGGTCGCGGTGGCGCTCGGGGGCTCAATGATGGTCAGCTACATTCGTGCCCGTGCGGAAGGCCTGGGGCTGGAATGCAAGGTTGGCATCATGCAGCGGCCGGAGCGGGTGGTCTCGCTCGGTTTTGGCGCGCTCCTGGGCGAACACGTGCTGACCTGGGTGATCATCGCCATCGCGATTCTCGCCAATTTCACTGCGATTCAACGGCTCTATCACATCTGGGCGATGGAAAACGGCTCGAAAAACGAACTCTTGCCCGTCACCCAAAAGTGA
- a CDS encoding inositol-3-phosphate synthase — translation MEAVLTNSPVKIKAPTGKLGVLIPGMGAVTTTFIAGVEAVRRGLAQPFGSLTQMGTIRLGKRTEKRTPLIKDFVPLANLNDLVFGGWDIFEDDCYVAARKAGVLDRKDLDPIKDALSAIKPWKAVFHNDYVRRLSGTHVKQADTKWELAQMVRDDILDFKARHNLDRLVMLWCGSTEIYLQPEPVHQSLAAFEQGLRENHPAIAPSMIYAYAAIKEGIPYGNGAPNLTADIPALVELARQTETPICGKDFKTGQTLMKTILAPGLKARLLGLSGWFSTNILGNRDGEVLDDPYSFKTKEESKLSVLEYILQPEVYPQLYKDFYHKVRINYYPPRGDNKESWDNIDIFGWLGYPMQIKIDFLCRDSILAAPIVLDLVLFLDLAKRAGMKGIQEWLSFYFKSPQTAPNLYPEHDLFIQLMKLKNTLRHLQGEELITHLGLEYYD, via the coding sequence ATGGAGGCAGTTTTGACTAATTCCCCAGTAAAAATCAAGGCCCCCACCGGCAAGCTCGGTGTCTTGATCCCCGGCATGGGCGCCGTCACCACCACGTTTATTGCCGGTGTCGAGGCCGTGCGCCGCGGGCTGGCGCAACCTTTTGGCTCACTCACGCAAATGGGCACCATCCGGCTCGGCAAGCGCACCGAAAAGCGCACACCCTTGATCAAAGATTTTGTGCCGCTCGCCAATCTCAATGACCTGGTCTTTGGCGGCTGGGACATTTTTGAAGATGATTGCTATGTCGCCGCCAGGAAAGCCGGCGTGCTCGACCGCAAGGATCTCGACCCCATCAAAGATGCACTCAGCGCCATCAAGCCGTGGAAGGCAGTGTTTCATAATGATTACGTTCGCCGCCTTTCCGGCACCCACGTCAAGCAGGCCGACACCAAGTGGGAGCTGGCGCAGATGGTGCGCGATGACATCCTCGACTTCAAAGCCCGGCACAATCTCGACCGTCTGGTGATGTTGTGGTGTGGCAGCACGGAAATCTATCTGCAGCCCGAGCCGGTGCATCAGTCGCTGGCGGCGTTCGAGCAGGGGCTGCGCGAAAATCATCCCGCCATCGCGCCGAGCATGATTTATGCCTATGCCGCCATCAAAGAGGGCATTCCCTATGGCAACGGCGCGCCCAATCTCACCGCCGACATCCCGGCGCTCGTGGAGCTGGCCCGGCAAACCGAAACGCCGATCTGCGGCAAGGATTTCAAAACCGGGCAAACGCTGATGAAAACCATCCTCGCGCCCGGTTTGAAAGCGCGGCTGCTCGGCCTCTCCGGCTGGTTTTCCACCAACATTTTGGGCAACCGCGACGGCGAAGTCCTGGATGATCCCTACTCCTTCAAGACCAAAGAAGAGAGCAAGCTCTCGGTGCTGGAATACATCCTGCAGCCGGAGGTCTACCCGCAGCTCTACAAGGATTTCTATCACAAAGTGCGGATCAATTACTATCCGCCGCGCGGCGACAACAAGGAAAGCTGGGACAACATCGACATCTTCGGCTGGCTGGGCTATCCCATGCAGATCAAAATCGATTTCCTGTGCCGCGACAGTATTCTGGCCGCGCCCATAGTGCTCGATCTCGTGCTCTTTCTCGATCTGGCGAAGCGTGCCGGCATGAAGGGCATTCAGGAGTGGCTGTCCTTCTATTTCAAAAGCCCGCAGACCGCGCCCAATCTCTATCCCGAGCACGATCTCTTCATCCAGCTCATGAAGCTGAAGAACACCTTGCGCCATCTGCAGGGCGAAGAGCTCATTACGCATCTGGGGCTAGAGTATTACGATTGA